In Spirochaeta thermophila DSM 6578, the following proteins share a genomic window:
- the fusA gene encoding elongation factor G codes for MSVSTATIRNLSVVGHGGTGKTTLVEHILYAAGVIDKPETVESGRTVSDFLPEEIENRFSIKTALSAFTWKDIKINLFDTPGAGDFIGEVISAFRASDCALMVVDAKSGVQIETIKLWRRLDMRNMPRMVFINKIELDNAGYDKTVEDLKERFHKTFIPVTIPLGEGTDYRGVINLLTMKAHVMDGGQEKEVDIPEEYREAAEQAHLELIEAAAEGDDELTEKYFEAGTLTIEEAKRGLAEGLKENKFVPVLCGSALLHSGINDLFHVINEIAPSPEALSEPILRNGEEDRLPVDPNAPFCGYVFKTFYDQFSGKLSFIKVVQGSLTPGAEVLNLSEQKKERVSKVFTAIGKKLVETSGAVAGDIAVVTKADSLRTNDTLAVQEIDFRFKPLALPQPIFSLAIGTDSKKEQDKLGELLHREAEEDLTFTLTYNPETKETVISGMGELHINMILNKIREKFKINVHTKTPEVAYRETITKPASAEYTHKKQTGGHGQYARVVMEIKPLPRGEIFAFHNAIHGGAISKNYIPGVEKGVREGMEAGILAGYPVVDLEATVVDGKEHPVDSSELAFKIAAREALKDALTRAGCVLLEPIMKLTVFIEEQYLGDILSDLSGRRGKVLGQKPIGGGIVEVDALVPQAELLRYAIDLKSMTSGTGSFEIEFSHYEPISGRIAEEVIKRAQSRQEEVKAGQ; via the coding sequence ATGTCTGTGAGTACCGCCACCATCCGAAACCTCTCAGTAGTGGGACACGGGGGAACGGGGAAGACCACCCTCGTAGAGCACATCCTCTACGCCGCGGGGGTGATAGACAAGCCCGAGACCGTCGAGTCCGGCAGGACGGTGAGCGATTTCCTCCCCGAGGAGATAGAGAACCGCTTTTCGATAAAGACCGCACTCTCCGCCTTCACCTGGAAGGACATAAAGATCAACCTCTTCGATACCCCGGGAGCCGGCGACTTCATAGGTGAAGTGATCTCCGCCTTCCGGGCGTCCGACTGCGCCCTCATGGTGGTGGACGCGAAGTCCGGCGTCCAGATAGAGACGATCAAGCTTTGGCGAAGGCTCGACATGCGCAACATGCCGAGGATGGTCTTCATCAACAAGATAGAGCTCGACAATGCGGGCTACGACAAGACCGTGGAGGACCTCAAAGAACGATTCCATAAGACCTTCATTCCGGTGACCATCCCGCTCGGTGAGGGAACGGACTACAGGGGTGTGATCAACCTGCTCACCATGAAGGCGCATGTCATGGATGGCGGGCAGGAGAAGGAGGTCGACATACCGGAGGAATACCGGGAGGCGGCGGAACAGGCCCATCTCGAACTCATAGAAGCGGCGGCCGAAGGGGATGACGAGCTCACCGAGAAGTACTTCGAGGCCGGGACGCTCACCATCGAAGAGGCGAAACGCGGGCTCGCCGAAGGGCTCAAGGAGAACAAGTTCGTGCCCGTGCTCTGTGGATCTGCCCTCCTCCACTCCGGTATCAACGATCTGTTCCATGTGATAAACGAGATCGCCCCCTCTCCCGAAGCCCTCTCGGAACCGATCCTCCGCAACGGGGAGGAGGATCGCCTGCCCGTGGATCCGAATGCGCCCTTCTGCGGATACGTGTTCAAGACATTCTACGATCAGTTCTCGGGAAAGCTCTCCTTTATAAAGGTCGTACAGGGGAGTCTCACGCCCGGCGCCGAGGTCCTCAACCTCTCCGAACAGAAGAAAGAGCGGGTCTCCAAGGTGTTCACCGCGATCGGGAAGAAACTCGTCGAGACCTCGGGGGCAGTGGCAGGGGATATCGCCGTGGTGACGAAGGCCGACTCCCTCAGAACGAACGACACCCTCGCCGTCCAGGAGATCGACTTCCGTTTCAAGCCACTCGCCCTCCCTCAACCGATCTTCTCGCTCGCGATCGGGACGGACTCCAAGAAGGAACAGGACAAGCTGGGCGAACTCCTCCACAGGGAGGCCGAGGAAGATCTCACCTTCACCCTCACCTACAATCCTGAGACGAAGGAGACCGTGATCTCCGGAATGGGCGAGCTCCACATCAACATGATCCTCAACAAGATCAGGGAGAAGTTCAAGATCAACGTACACACCAAGACGCCGGAAGTGGCCTATCGAGAGACCATCACGAAACCGGCCTCCGCGGAGTATACCCACAAGAAGCAGACCGGGGGGCACGGACAGTACGCCCGTGTGGTCATGGAGATCAAACCCCTTCCCAGGGGAGAGATCTTCGCCTTCCACAACGCCATCCATGGCGGCGCCATCTCCAAGAACTACATACCCGGCGTAGAGAAGGGCGTGCGAGAGGGAATGGAGGCGGGTATCCTCGCCGGCTATCCGGTGGTGGACCTGGAGGCCACCGTGGTGGACGGCAAGGAGCACCCGGTGGATTCCTCGGAGCTGGCGTTCAAGATCGCGGCCCGGGAGGCGCTCAAGGACGCTCTCACGAGGGCGGGCTGCGTCCTCCTCGAACCCATCATGAAGCTCACGGTCTTCATAGAGGAACAGTATCTGGGCGACATCCTCTCCGACTTGAGCGGACGACGGGGGAAGGTCTTGGGGCAGAAGCCCATAGGAGGTGGTATCGTCGAGGTCGACGCCCTGGTTCCCCAGGCGGAACTCCTCCGCTACGCCATCGACCTCAAGTCGATGACCTCCGGCACAGGGTCTTTCGAAATAGAGTTCAGCCACTACGAGCCGATATCGGGTAGAATCGCCGAGGAGGTGATAAAGAGAGCACAGTCGCGCCAGGAGGAGGTAAAGGCAGGTCAATAG
- a CDS encoding citrate/2-methylcitrate synthase, producing MDLTAREKAFLEKITPIARENNTIDPALYSRYNVKRGLRNEDGSGVLVGLTEIGEVHGYVIDEGEVVPVPGRLLYRGISVEDLVAGFQADGRFGFEETVFLLLFGYLPTKSELEEFQAVLGENRNLPGDFTESTILKNPSSDIMNKLARSVLTLYSFDPNPEDLSIENVLRQSIELISRFPVLVAYGYQAKRHYYHGESLYIHPPQPDLSTAENFLYLIRPDKEYTRSEAEILDLALVLHAEHGGGNNSTFTIHVVTSAATDVYSAVAAAIGSLKGAKHGGANIKVMAMMEDIKAHVKDWSDEQEVRDYLVKILNKEAFDRSGLVYGMGHAVYTISDPRAVLLREKAETLAKEKGFEEEFGLYELIARLTPELFAEIKKSNKVIAPNVDFYSGFVYKMLGIPTELYTPIFAVARIAGWSAHLVEELISGGRIIRPAYKNVIGKREYIPLDQRG from the coding sequence ATGGATCTCACTGCCAGAGAGAAGGCCTTTCTCGAGAAGATCACCCCGATCGCACGAGAGAACAACACCATAGACCCCGCCCTCTACTCACGCTACAACGTGAAACGCGGCCTGCGCAACGAGGACGGAAGCGGTGTCCTCGTGGGACTTACGGAGATAGGTGAGGTACACGGTTATGTGATCGACGAGGGAGAGGTGGTTCCCGTCCCCGGAAGGCTCCTGTACCGGGGCATCTCGGTGGAGGATCTCGTGGCGGGTTTCCAGGCCGACGGGCGTTTCGGCTTCGAGGAGACCGTCTTCCTCCTCCTCTTCGGGTACCTTCCTACGAAGAGCGAGCTCGAGGAATTTCAGGCCGTGCTGGGAGAGAACCGCAATCTCCCCGGGGATTTCACCGAGAGCACGATCCTCAAGAATCCGAGTTCCGACATCATGAACAAACTCGCACGATCGGTGCTCACCCTCTATTCCTTCGATCCCAATCCTGAGGATCTGTCCATAGAGAACGTGCTCAGACAGAGCATAGAGCTCATCTCCCGATTTCCCGTACTGGTGGCGTACGGCTATCAGGCCAAGCGCCACTACTACCACGGAGAGAGCCTCTACATACATCCTCCTCAGCCCGATCTCTCCACCGCCGAGAACTTCCTGTACCTGATACGCCCCGACAAGGAGTACACCAGGAGCGAGGCGGAGATCCTCGACCTCGCCCTCGTCCTCCACGCGGAGCACGGCGGAGGCAACAACTCCACGTTCACGATACACGTGGTCACCTCGGCGGCCACCGACGTGTATTCCGCGGTCGCGGCGGCCATCGGTTCTCTCAAAGGGGCCAAGCACGGCGGAGCCAACATCAAGGTGATGGCTATGATGGAGGACATCAAGGCCCACGTGAAGGACTGGAGCGACGAGCAGGAGGTGAGGGACTATCTCGTCAAGATCCTCAACAAGGAAGCCTTCGACCGGAGCGGTCTCGTCTACGGCATGGGACACGCCGTCTACACGATTTCGGACCCCAGGGCGGTGCTCCTCAGAGAGAAGGCAGAGACACTCGCGAAGGAGAAGGGGTTCGAGGAAGAGTTCGGTCTCTATGAACTCATCGCCCGTCTCACCCCGGAGCTGTTCGCCGAGATAAAGAAGTCGAACAAGGTGATAGCACCCAATGTGGACTTCTATTCCGGCTTCGTCTACAAGATGCTGGGGATTCCCACCGAACTCTACACCCCCATATTCGCGGTCGCCCGGATCGCCGGGTGGTCGGCCCACCTCGTGGAGGAGCTCATAAGCGGAGGGAGGATCATCCGTCCCGCCTACAAGAACGTGATAGGGAAACGGGAGTACATTCCTCTCGATCAGCGGGGTTGA
- the trmB gene encoding tRNA (guanosine(46)-N7)-methyltransferase TrmB, translated as MTSGWGVKTYAPRQGRITKGQRRALDALKPLYAVDLTGGRRPVASLFPRPFDRYVLEIGFGMGDATVALAERFPGTGFLGVEIHSPGVGKVLREIHTKGLDNLRVVQADAFHLFEQLLLPDSFDGVHIFFPDPWPKRKHHKRRMIQSPFLDILHPFMKEGAYLYITTDWEEYASQILQVCSSHPAFVNEYGGFAPRQVWRPVTKYERKGAREHHPIWEVFVFKRTSSSG; from the coding sequence ATGACATCGGGATGGGGTGTGAAGACGTATGCCCCGCGTCAGGGGCGGATCACGAAAGGACAACGGCGTGCCCTTGATGCACTCAAACCACTCTACGCCGTGGATCTCACAGGCGGGAGGCGGCCGGTGGCGTCGCTCTTTCCCCGCCCTTTCGATCGTTACGTGCTCGAGATCGGTTTCGGCATGGGGGACGCCACCGTGGCCCTCGCGGAGCGGTTTCCCGGGACGGGCTTCCTGGGGGTGGAGATCCACTCCCCGGGAGTCGGGAAGGTGCTGAGGGAAATCCATACGAAGGGACTCGACAACCTGAGGGTGGTCCAGGCGGATGCCTTCCACCTCTTCGAACAGCTCCTCCTCCCGGACTCCTTCGACGGGGTACACATCTTTTTCCCCGATCCCTGGCCGAAGCGGAAGCACCACAAGCGGAGAATGATCCAGTCCCCGTTCCTCGACATCCTTCATCCCTTCATGAAGGAGGGCGCCTACCTCTACATCACCACCGACTGGGAGGAGTATGCCTCCCAGATCCTCCAGGTATGCTCCTCCCATCCGGCGTTCGTGAACGAGTACGGGGGGTTCGCTCCGAGGCAGGTGTGGCGGCCGGTGACCAAGTACGAGCGGAAGGGGGCGAGGGAGCACCACCCCATCTGGGAGGTCTTCGTGTTCAAGCGCACCTCCTCTTCCGGCTGA
- the mfd gene encoding transcription-repair coupling factor has protein sequence MDSLFFQDIFSVLSSSRAWKELLSRYNRGEVPIGVRGVQGGFSSFFLARLSGLGRPLCVVFPTEKEAEDAVESLRALGVEAGCFPEWGITLYGEGLAEHAPVFGRRAEVLARLLAGELEVVCTSLRAFLWRLPPADRFRERLLVLRKGQQVDPAALAGRLVEMGYFRVPRVSLRGECAVRGEVVDVFAPGEEGAFRLVVDFDRIEHIRLFDPSSQRTLKEKDLIVVPPLREYLWDEEGLSRVREALKARAPRLDVDGLVGELAVRGRMQGEELYWPLAYESPSSLLEYVPGTPLLLLMGKERLLHADEAYRTELSTVHGRVRHLRPVPTPEDVLLPFSHLETRRDRIEIFLLEEEDSMVHFSCEGPRVFFGNVNFLKEELSRLLSLGYRVYVLTDSEPQRERLAFLLREFPDVKVELTTLSTGFVLPEAKRAVFHENEIFGRRRRTPASVKRVKSAPIDSFVELSPGDYVVHVHHGIGRFLGIKRMKVGENERDYLHLEYAGEEYVFVPIEQVNLVQRYIGSSDAAPRLDKLGSSSWQKRKERVKKSVEDLAKRLLAIYSRRKLAHGFAFPPDTEWQMEFEARFPFEETEDQLRCIEEVKRDMESPRPMDRLVCGDVGFGKTEIALRAAFKAVTAGKQVAILAPTTILVEQHYETFQERLEGFPVRAAMLSRFVPVPEQKEILKALREGKIDILIGTHRILQKDVVFKDLGLLVIDEEQRFGVKDKERLKELKASVDCLTLTATPIPRTLHMSLLKIRDISLLETPPRERRPIETHILEFSEEVIARAIRREVERGGQVFYLHNRVETLPQVKTFIERLVPEVMVEVAHGKMSSHQLEEIMHRFIHGGFHVLVSTTIIENGINIPNANTIIIDRADMYGIAQLYQLRGRVGRSDRTAYAYLFYPAQREISELAAKRLQVIADHTELGAGFKVALKDLEVRGAGNLLGREQSGDIHSVGFDMYLRLLDEAIRELEQKEERSEEEVYLELEYTGFIPDCYIQEPQEKMVVYKKIVSVRTEEDLAAVQEELEDRYGPLPPEVASLLGIAELQILAKKLAIRAIRERKGEVEVEFGKVSLLSPDKVLRLIREGNGRIRLDPHRPHVLRLTGDSVGLKEKAEYLVQQLGRLL, from the coding sequence CTGTGTGGTGTTCCCCACCGAGAAAGAGGCCGAGGATGCGGTGGAGAGTCTCCGTGCCCTGGGGGTGGAGGCGGGGTGTTTCCCCGAGTGGGGGATCACGCTCTACGGAGAGGGGCTCGCGGAGCACGCACCGGTCTTCGGAAGGCGCGCCGAGGTCCTCGCCCGTCTCCTGGCGGGTGAGCTCGAGGTGGTGTGCACCTCGCTGAGGGCCTTTCTCTGGCGCCTCCCCCCCGCGGATCGGTTCAGGGAGCGCCTCCTCGTCCTGAGGAAGGGGCAGCAGGTGGATCCTGCGGCCTTGGCCGGGCGTCTCGTGGAGATGGGGTATTTCCGGGTGCCGCGGGTGTCCCTGAGAGGGGAGTGTGCGGTGCGCGGAGAGGTGGTGGACGTCTTCGCGCCGGGTGAGGAGGGGGCTTTCCGTCTGGTGGTGGACTTCGACCGGATCGAACACATCCGGCTCTTCGACCCCTCGAGTCAGCGCACCCTGAAGGAAAAGGACCTGATCGTGGTTCCGCCCCTGAGGGAATATCTGTGGGATGAGGAGGGGCTCTCCCGCGTGAGGGAGGCCCTCAAGGCCCGCGCGCCCAGACTCGACGTGGACGGCCTCGTCGGGGAGCTTGCAGTGCGGGGGCGGATGCAGGGGGAGGAGCTCTACTGGCCGCTCGCCTACGAGAGTCCCTCCTCGCTCCTGGAGTACGTGCCCGGCACCCCACTCCTGCTCCTCATGGGCAAGGAGCGGCTCCTCCACGCGGACGAGGCCTACAGGACCGAACTCTCCACCGTACATGGGCGGGTGAGACATCTGAGACCGGTGCCCACGCCGGAGGATGTCCTCCTCCCGTTCTCGCACCTCGAGACCCGTCGCGACAGGATCGAGATCTTCCTTCTCGAGGAGGAGGACTCCATGGTGCACTTCTCCTGTGAAGGGCCCAGAGTCTTCTTCGGAAACGTGAATTTCCTCAAGGAGGAACTCTCCCGGCTCCTCTCCCTCGGCTACCGCGTGTACGTCCTCACCGATTCGGAGCCGCAGAGGGAACGCCTCGCCTTCCTCCTGCGCGAGTTCCCGGACGTGAAGGTGGAGCTCACCACTCTCTCCACCGGTTTCGTACTCCCAGAGGCGAAACGCGCCGTCTTCCACGAAAACGAGATCTTCGGCCGCAGGAGACGCACCCCCGCGTCGGTCAAACGGGTGAAGAGTGCGCCCATAGACAGTTTCGTGGAGCTGTCCCCCGGCGACTATGTGGTGCACGTTCACCACGGCATAGGCCGCTTCCTGGGGATAAAACGGATGAAGGTGGGGGAGAACGAGCGGGACTATCTCCACCTCGAGTATGCCGGCGAGGAGTACGTCTTCGTTCCCATCGAGCAAGTGAACCTCGTCCAGCGCTACATAGGGAGTTCCGACGCAGCGCCGCGTCTCGACAAGCTGGGCTCTTCGAGCTGGCAGAAGCGCAAGGAACGGGTCAAGAAGTCGGTGGAGGACCTCGCGAAGCGTCTCCTCGCCATCTACTCGCGCCGGAAGCTCGCCCATGGATTCGCCTTTCCTCCCGATACCGAGTGGCAGATGGAGTTCGAGGCCCGGTTCCCCTTCGAGGAGACCGAAGACCAGTTGCGGTGTATCGAGGAGGTGAAGCGCGACATGGAGTCTCCCCGGCCCATGGATCGCCTCGTGTGCGGGGACGTGGGCTTCGGTAAGACCGAGATCGCCCTCAGGGCCGCCTTCAAGGCGGTGACGGCCGGCAAACAGGTGGCCATACTGGCCCCCACCACCATCCTGGTGGAACAGCACTACGAGACCTTCCAGGAGCGCCTCGAGGGCTTTCCCGTACGAGCGGCCATGCTCTCGAGGTTCGTCCCGGTCCCGGAGCAGAAGGAGATCCTGAAAGCCCTCCGGGAGGGAAAGATCGACATACTCATAGGAACCCACCGTATCCTCCAGAAGGACGTGGTGTTCAAGGATCTCGGACTCCTCGTCATCGATGAGGAGCAGCGTTTCGGCGTGAAGGACAAGGAGCGCCTCAAAGAGCTCAAGGCCTCGGTGGATTGTCTCACCCTCACCGCAACCCCGATACCACGGACCCTCCACATGTCGCTCCTCAAGATCCGGGACATCTCGCTCCTCGAGACACCGCCCAGGGAACGCCGTCCCATAGAGACGCACATCCTGGAGTTCTCGGAGGAGGTCATCGCCCGGGCGATCCGCCGTGAGGTGGAGCGTGGAGGCCAGGTCTTCTATCTCCACAACCGGGTGGAAACCCTTCCCCAGGTGAAGACGTTCATCGAGCGCCTCGTCCCCGAGGTGATGGTGGAGGTCGCCCACGGCAAGATGAGTTCTCACCAGCTCGAGGAGATCATGCACCGGTTCATCCACGGCGGGTTTCACGTGCTCGTCTCCACCACCATCATAGAAAACGGCATCAACATCCCCAATGCGAACACCATCATCATCGACCGGGCCGACATGTACGGTATCGCGCAGCTCTACCAGCTGAGGGGAAGGGTGGGCCGTTCCGACCGCACGGCCTATGCCTATCTCTTCTATCCTGCCCAACGTGAGATTTCCGAACTCGCCGCCAAGCGCTTGCAGGTGATCGCCGACCACACCGAACTCGGCGCTGGTTTCAAGGTGGCACTCAAGGATCTGGAGGTGAGGGGTGCGGGCAACCTCCTGGGACGGGAACAGAGCGGCGACATCCACTCCGTGGGCTTCGACATGTATCTCAGGCTGCTCGACGAGGCCATACGGGAACTCGAACAGAAGGAGGAGCGGTCCGAAGAAGAGGTCTATCTCGAACTCGAGTACACCGGCTTCATTCCCGATTGCTACATACAGGAACCTCAAGAGAAGATGGTGGTATACAAGAAGATCGTCTCGGTGCGCACGGAGGAGGATCTGGCGGCCGTCCAGGAGGAGCTCGAGGACAGATACGGTCCGTTGCCCCCCGAAGTGGCGAGCCTCCTCGGGATCGCCGAGCTCCAAATCCTCGCGAAAAAACTGGCCATCCGCGCCATCAGGGAACGAAAGGGAGAGGTGGAGGTCGAGTTCGGCAAGGTATCCCTCCTTTCCCCCGACAAGGTGCTCAGACTCATACGGGAAGGCAATGGGAGGATACGCCTCGACCCCCACAGACCGCACGTCCTCCGCCTCACCGGTGATTCGGTGGGTCTCAAGGAGAAGGCCGAATACCTCGTCCAGCAACTGGGAAGGCTGCTCTAA